A stretch of the Ornithodoros turicata isolate Travis chromosome 4, ASM3712646v1, whole genome shotgun sequence genome encodes the following:
- the LOC135391292 gene encoding zinc finger protein 664-like encodes MYASTYIKQEPPDESLSPPGNRRHTEELITDDCAEPVHSSAYIKEESLDQRLSSPGTHEDTEELITGDCTGVVLSRGVLQIKKEPQDSCDTPDSSCSSSATQFIDSSPDHQVSRSTNGDLAFLSEQSLVQEEDSADSSLQVTKHTRNSLAKRRPFKRDKCELRDTPLSRARDIRGDAGPQIRTKPFKCKDCTATYVEPEQLKRHCVLVHAGKNLHKCEFCSAAFGESKNLKRHMRTHTGEKPYKCELCPAAFGESRNLKRHVQTHTGEKPFRCDRCGAEFSQSAHLTRHTRIHTGERPYKCELCCAAFIESRKLKCHVRTHTGEKPYTCEVCRAAFSESKNLKRHMQTHTGEKPYKCELCPAEFIRSSDVKRHMQTHTREKLYKCELCPATFVRSSYVKSHMLTHTGERRYRCELCPAAFSHSHGLKCHMRTHTGERPYKCKLCPAAFTQSNGLKCHIRIHTGEKPFKCKHCPAAFGHANSLKWHVRTHTEEAVQA; translated from the exons ATGTATGCAAGTACATACATCAAGCAGGAACCTCCGGACGAAAGCCTCTCTCCACCAGGAAACCGTAGACACACTGAGGAACTTATAACAGATGACTGTGCAG AACCAGTACATTCAAGTGCATACATCAAGGAGGAATCTCTCGACCAAAGACTGTCTTCACCAGGAACCCATGAAGACACTGAGGAACTTATAACAGGTGACTGTACAG GAGTGGTTCTCTCCAGAGGTGTTCTTCAAATTAAAAAAGAACCCCAGGACTCCTGTGACACCCCAGATTCAAGTTGCAGCTCCTCAGCTACACAGTTCATAGACTCTTCTCCGGATCATCAAGTCTCGAGAAGCACAAATGGTGACCTCGCATTCTTGAGTGAACAGAGCCTAGTGCAAGAAGAGGACAGTGCAGACTCATCACTGCAAGTGACAAAACACACGAGAAACAGTCTTGCGAAACGGAGGCCATTCAAGCGGGACAAATGTGAACTCCGAGACACACCGTTATCTCGGGCCCGGGACATAAGGGGAGACGCGGGACCACAGATACGAACAAAGCCTTTCAAATGTAAAGACTGTACCGCCACATATGTTGAGCCTGAGCAGCTTAAGAGACACTGCGTGCTCGTGCACGCAGGAAAAAATCTGCACAAGTGCGAATTCTGTTCCGCAGCATTCGGCGAATCCAAAAACCTGAAACGTCACATGCGAACGCATACGGgagagaagccgtacaagtgcgaacTCTGTCCAGCGGCGTTCGGCGAGTCTAGAAACTTGAAGCGTCACGTTCAAACCCACACCGGAGAGAAGCCGTTCAGGTGCGATCGCTGCGGAGCAGAATTCAGCCAGTCTGCACACCTGACGCGTCACACGCGGATACACACGGGAGAGAGGCCGTACAAGTGTGAACTGTGTTGCGCGGCATTCATTGAATCCAGAAAACTGAAGTGCCACGTGCGAACACATACCGGGGAGAAGCCGTACACGTGCGAAGTCTGTCGCGCGGCATTCAGCGAGTCCAAAAACCTGAAACGCCACATGCAGACGCATACGGGGGAGAAGCCGTACAAATGTGAACTCTGTCCCGCGGAATTCATTCGGTCTTCCGACGTGAAACGTCACATGCAGACGCACACCAGGGAGAAGCTGTACAAGTGTGAACTCTGTCCCGCAACGTTCGTTCGGTCTTCGTACGTGAAAAGCCACATGCTAACGCACACCGGGGAGAGGCGGTACCGGTGTGAACTCTGTCCCGCCGCCTTCAGCCACTCTCACGGTCTGAAGTGCCACATGCGTACCCATACCGGGGAGAGGCCCTACAAGTGTAAACTTTGTCCTGCAGCGTTCACTCAGTCAAACGGCCTGAAATGTCACATTCGGATACATACCGGGGAGAAGCCGTTCAAGTGTAAGCACTGTCCTGCAGCTTTCGGTCACGCTAACAGCCTGAAATGGCATGTGCGAACACATACTGAAGAGGCAGTACAAGCGTGA